One Oryzomonas sagensis DNA segment encodes these proteins:
- a CDS encoding cobyrinate a,c-diamide synthase: MKTHAFLIAAPQSGSGKTTVALAVMAAFKRRGMTVAPFKCGPDFIDPGYHRLATGRPSVNLDGWMCPETFVADTFRLQGKGADVAVIEGAMGLFDGIGHASMEGSSAQVAAICGVPVVLVVNARGMAASAAALVKGFAGYDERVRIAGVIFNNVGSESHGELLRRSLAAALPELTVFGCIPRDDSLGIPSRHLGLVTAEDNPLSPDYLERLAVLAENRLDLGGLADIQVLPGPPVPKAGTSRDAATGGMPPVRIAVARDAAFCFVYEDNLRLLREAGAEIVPFSPLAEARLPADIHGIYLPGGYPELHAGRLAANGAMKAAVRDAVEAGMPVYAECGGFIYLTRGMEAGEGQPAVDFVGVFPVRARMLPKRKALGYRQVECAAHSGAVAAGGSARGHEFHYSEVGTMPDRIERCYRVSRQGRELGREGYRYKNCLASYIHLHFGSNGGIAPAFADACRKFEVSPNS; encoded by the coding sequence ATGAAAACTCATGCCTTTCTCATAGCCGCCCCCCAGAGCGGTTCCGGCAAGACCACCGTGGCCCTGGCCGTCATGGCCGCCTTCAAACGTCGCGGCATGACGGTTGCACCCTTCAAGTGCGGCCCGGATTTCATCGATCCCGGCTACCATCGCCTGGCCACCGGCCGCCCCTCCGTCAACCTGGACGGCTGGATGTGCCCGGAGACGTTCGTGGCCGATACCTTCCGCCTGCAGGGGAAGGGGGCCGACGTGGCGGTCATCGAAGGTGCCATGGGGCTGTTCGACGGCATCGGCCACGCATCCATGGAGGGGAGCAGCGCCCAGGTGGCCGCCATTTGCGGCGTGCCGGTGGTGCTGGTGGTCAACGCCCGTGGCATGGCGGCCAGCGCGGCGGCCCTGGTCAAAGGGTTTGCCGGATACGACGAGCGCGTCAGGATTGCCGGCGTGATTTTCAACAATGTGGGGAGCGAGTCCCACGGCGAGTTGCTGCGCCGATCCCTGGCAGCGGCACTGCCGGAGTTGACGGTGTTCGGCTGCATCCCCCGGGACGACTCCCTGGGGATACCGTCGCGGCACCTGGGGTTGGTCACGGCCGAGGACAACCCGCTGTCGCCCGACTACCTGGAGCGCCTGGCCGTTCTGGCGGAGAACCGTCTGGACCTGGGGGGGCTGGCAGACATTCAGGTCCTCCCCGGCCCCCCTGTTCCAAAGGCTGGGACTTCGCGGGATGCCGCCACGGGGGGGATGCCGCCCGTCCGTATCGCCGTGGCCCGGGACGCGGCCTTCTGCTTCGTGTACGAGGACAACCTGCGCCTGTTGCGGGAGGCGGGCGCCGAGATTGTCCCGTTTTCGCCCCTGGCGGAGGCGCGCCTGCCGGCCGATATCCATGGCATCTACCTGCCGGGAGGGTACCCGGAACTGCATGCCGGGCGCCTGGCCGCCAACGGCGCCATGAAAGCCGCCGTGCGGGACGCCGTCGAGGCGGGCATGCCGGTGTATGCCGAGTGCGGCGGCTTCATCTACCTGACCCGCGGCATGGAGGCCGGGGAGGGGCAACCGGCGGTCGATTTCGTCGGCGTCTTCCCGGTACGGGCGCGCATGTTGCCGAAACGCAAGGCGCTCGGGTATCGCCAGGTCGAATGTGCGGCGCATTCCGGTGCCGTAGCCGCCGGGGGGAGCGCCCGCGGCCACGAGTTCCACTATTCGGAGGTCGGGACGATGCCCGATCGCATCGAGCGGTGTTACCGGGTGTCCCGGCAGGGGAGGGAGCTCGGCAGGGAAGGGTATCGTTACAAAAACTGCCTGGCGTCCTACATCCACCTGCATTTCGGCAGCAACGGGGGGATCGCGCCGGCCTTTGCCGATGCCTGCCGAAAGTTTGAGGTATCCCCGAATTCGTGA
- the recO gene encoding DNA repair protein RecO, protein MHAEKLQAIVLSTLDYGDSDRIASLFSLEHGRIRAFARGARTSRKRFGAALEAFARIEAQVRVKEGLAGLQQAEIVTIYPRIRGDLPAIAHALYACEVVEAMTPEGPPLPRLYRLLAAYLDRLETETAADDSDRRFFEINLLNILGYRPSLESCPRCDTPFGTAGALLQENGEAVCRVCAPTGRPLHPSALKALGACMTTGTFGKVVFPPDLLTEGGALLDRAIATHAGRRLKSLEFLGQVTP, encoded by the coding sequence ATGCATGCCGAAAAGCTTCAGGCCATAGTCCTCTCGACGCTCGATTACGGCGATAGCGACCGGATCGCGTCGCTGTTTTCCCTGGAGCATGGCCGCATCAGGGCCTTTGCCCGCGGTGCGCGCACGAGCCGCAAGCGGTTCGGCGCGGCGCTGGAGGCCTTTGCCCGCATCGAGGCCCAGGTCCGGGTCAAGGAGGGGCTGGCAGGCCTGCAACAGGCCGAGATCGTCACCATCTACCCCCGCATCCGCGGCGACCTGCCAGCCATTGCCCATGCGCTCTATGCCTGCGAGGTGGTGGAGGCCATGACCCCCGAAGGCCCCCCCCTGCCGCGGCTCTACCGCTTGCTGGCCGCCTACCTGGATCGCCTGGAAACGGAAACGGCGGCCGATGACAGCGACCGCCGTTTCTTTGAAATCAATCTGTTGAACATCCTGGGCTATCGCCCCTCGCTGGAGAGCTGTCCCCGCTGCGACACGCCTTTCGGCACTGCCGGAGCACTGTTGCAGGAGAACGGCGAAGCGGTGTGCCGGGTCTGCGCCCCGACCGGCAGGCCGCTGCATCCCTCAGCCCTCAAAGCCCTGGGCGCCTGCATGACCACCGGCACCTTCGGCAAGGTCGTCTTTCCGCCCGACCTCCTGACGGAGGGGGGGGCGCTTCTGGACCGGGCCATCGCCACCCATGCCGGACGCCGGTTGAAGAGCCTGGAATTCCTGGGGCAGGTCACTCCTTAG
- a CDS encoding ChaN family lipoprotein — MVRFPLSVSVVALGLFALAACAPVGRQVMGDPQDPYPLTAPPRIGQIVHLPTGTLVSPAQMLAVATDARIVYVGETHDNPASHRLELQVLQALAERYPGRLALGMEMFVRSQQPALDRWVAGELDEKAFLKESRWFDNWNMDFAYYRDLLNLARERHIPVIALDAEKSLVKAVRSTAPEHLSPAERAQLPELDLTDPYQRGLVTAIFGDHSHGGMAIDGFIRAQTIRDETMAESAARYLASPAGKDKHLLVVAGGDHVSSGFGIPRRVFRRLPASSVIIGGKELDIPPDKQDRLMNVTVPDFPMVPYDFLVYQAYEDLPEPGIRLGVMIEPAPGGRGLAVKGVLPGSNAERAGLQPGDILLSLDGEPLTGHFDLTYAVQRKHPGDRGVVLVERQGKSLKQEIVFLAPQKGHQHGKQP, encoded by the coding sequence ATGGTCCGTTTCCCCCTATCGGTTTCCGTGGTCGCCCTGGGCCTGTTCGCCCTGGCCGCCTGTGCCCCCGTCGGCAGGCAGGTGATGGGCGACCCCCAGGATCCTTATCCGCTCACGGCGCCGCCCCGTATCGGCCAGATCGTCCACCTGCCGACCGGCACCCTGGTCAGCCCGGCCCAGATGCTGGCCGTGGCCACGGACGCGCGTATCGTCTACGTCGGCGAGACCCATGACAACCCCGCCTCCCACCGCCTGGAGCTCCAGGTCCTCCAGGCTCTCGCCGAGCGCTATCCCGGGCGCCTGGCACTGGGCATGGAGATGTTCGTGCGTTCCCAGCAGCCGGCCCTCGACCGCTGGGTCGCCGGCGAACTGGATGAAAAGGCCTTTCTCAAAGAATCCCGCTGGTTCGACAACTGGAACATGGATTTTGCCTATTACCGCGACCTTTTGAACCTCGCCCGCGAACGGCACATCCCGGTCATCGCCCTGGATGCCGAGAAGAGCCTGGTGAAGGCGGTGCGCAGCACGGCCCCGGAACACCTTAGCCCGGCCGAGCGGGCCCAGCTGCCGGAACTCGACCTGACCGATCCCTACCAGCGCGGCCTGGTGACGGCCATCTTCGGCGATCACAGCCACGGGGGGATGGCGATCGATGGCTTTATCCGCGCCCAGACCATCCGGGACGAGACCATGGCCGAATCCGCGGCCCGCTACCTGGCAAGCCCGGCCGGCAAGGACAAACACCTGCTGGTGGTCGCCGGGGGTGACCATGTGAGCAGCGGTTTCGGCATCCCGCGCCGGGTCTTCCGCCGTCTCCCCGCCTCCTCGGTCATCATCGGCGGCAAGGAACTCGACATCCCGCCCGACAAACAGGATCGCCTGATGAACGTCACGGTCCCCGATTTCCCCATGGTGCCGTACGATTTCCTGGTGTACCAGGCCTACGAGGACCTGCCCGAACCGGGGATCCGTCTCGGCGTGATGATCGAGCCGGCGCCCGGCGGCCGCGGTCTGGCGGTAAAGGGGGTGCTGCCCGGCTCCAATGCCGAACGGGCCGGCCTGCAACCGGGGGACATCCTGCTCTCCCTCGACGGCGAACCCCTGACGGGACATTTTGACCTGACCTATGCCGTGCAGCGGAAACATCCCGGCGACCGCGGGGTGGTGCTGGTCGAACGGCAGGGGAAGAGCCTGAAGCAGGAGATCGTGTTCCTGGCCCCACAGAAGGGGCATCAGCACGGCAAACAGCCGTAA
- a CDS encoding DJ-1/PfpI family protein, producing MERKRVGIVLFDAVEVLDFCGPYEVFSAVRLDEAKRREEPSPFELLLVAEKGDTVTASGGMRVTPDATFATCPRLDILVVPGGWGTRRELGNPAMLQWLRERNAHVETLTSVCTGAMLLGKACLLDGLHATTHWRSLDWMRDSFPAVTVEYGRHVVEDGRVVTSAGISAGIDMALKVVARYHGEEVARATARHMEYPYPDSNARRVPLPPLAGC from the coding sequence ATGGAGAGAAAACGGGTGGGGATCGTGTTGTTCGACGCCGTCGAGGTGCTCGACTTCTGCGGGCCGTACGAGGTCTTTTCCGCGGTGCGGCTTGACGAGGCGAAGCGGCGCGAGGAGCCCTCGCCCTTCGAACTGCTGCTGGTGGCCGAGAAAGGCGATACCGTCACCGCCTCGGGCGGGATGAGGGTCACGCCCGACGCTACCTTTGCGACCTGTCCCCGGTTGGATATCCTGGTCGTGCCGGGCGGCTGGGGCACCCGCAGGGAACTGGGCAATCCGGCCATGCTCCAGTGGCTGCGGGAGCGCAATGCCCACGTGGAGACCCTGACCTCGGTCTGCACCGGAGCCATGCTGCTGGGCAAAGCCTGCCTGCTCGACGGGCTGCACGCCACGACCCACTGGCGTTCCCTGGATTGGATGCGCGACTCGTTTCCGGCCGTGACGGTGGAATACGGCCGGCACGTGGTGGAGGACGGGCGGGTCGTGACCTCGGCCGGCATCTCGGCCGGGATCGACATGGCGCTCAAGGTGGTTGCCCGTTACCACGGCGAGGAGGTGGCGCGGGCCACGGCCCGGCACATGGAGTACCCCTATCCCGACAGCAATGCGCGCAGGGTGCCGTTGCCGCCTCTCGCAGGCTGTTGA